One genomic window of Ruminococcus gauvreauii includes the following:
- a CDS encoding acetyl-CoA carboxylase biotin carboxylase subunit: MIKKVLIANRGEIAVRIIRACREMGISTVAVYSEADRDALHTLLADEAICIGPAPSKESYLNMERILSATITMEADAIHPGFGFLSENSKFAQMCEKCGITFIGPKSDVIARMGNKAEARNTMITAHVPVVPGSTEPILDVKKGKKAAADIGYPVMIKAASGGGGRGMRVAMTPEEFDVQFQTAQREAEQGFSDPTMYIERFVLEPRHIEFQILADSYGNVVHLGERDCSVQRRHQKMIEESPSPAISEELRAEMGAAAVKAALAAGYENAGTIEFLVDKNRDFFFIEMNTRIQVEHPVTEAVTGLDLIKEQIRIASGEKLSFSQGDICLKGHAMECRINAENPEKNFMPCPGTIKDSHFPGGNGIRIDSAVYNGYQIPPNYDSMIAKVIVHGESRREALQKMRSALDEMVIEGVDTNKEYQMQIIEHPVFREGKQDTSFIEKYL, translated from the coding sequence ATGATTAAAAAAGTATTGATTGCAAACCGCGGTGAGATAGCGGTGCGCATTATCCGGGCATGCCGGGAGATGGGAATTTCAACGGTTGCCGTGTACTCGGAGGCGGACCGGGATGCCCTGCATACCCTGCTGGCGGACGAAGCCATCTGCATCGGGCCGGCTCCCTCCAAGGAAAGCTATCTGAACATGGAACGTATCTTAAGCGCAACGATTACCATGGAGGCGGATGCTATTCATCCCGGATTTGGATTCCTTTCGGAAAACAGCAAATTTGCGCAGATGTGTGAAAAGTGCGGCATCACATTTATCGGACCGAAAAGCGATGTGATCGCCCGTATGGGAAATAAGGCGGAAGCCAGAAACACCATGATTACGGCGCATGTCCCGGTCGTTCCGGGGAGTACGGAACCGATTCTGGATGTGAAAAAAGGGAAAAAAGCCGCTGCTGATATCGGATATCCCGTGATGATCAAGGCAGCATCCGGAGGGGGCGGCCGCGGAATGCGGGTAGCCATGACACCGGAGGAATTTGACGTACAGTTCCAGACGGCACAGCGGGAGGCAGAGCAGGGTTTTTCCGATCCTACGATGTACATCGAGCGCTTCGTGCTGGAGCCGCGGCATATCGAATTTCAGATTCTTGCGGACAGCTATGGTAACGTGGTACATCTCGGGGAACGTGACTGTTCCGTGCAGCGGCGTCATCAGAAGATGATCGAGGAATCACCGAGTCCCGCTATCTCCGAAGAGCTCCGCGCCGAGATGGGCGCAGCTGCCGTGAAAGCGGCTCTTGCGGCGGGCTATGAAAATGCCGGAACGATCGAGTTTCTGGTGGATAAGAACAGAGATTTCTTTTTTATAGAGATGAATACAAGGATTCAGGTGGAGCATCCGGTGACGGAGGCCGTGACGGGACTGGACCTGATCAAAGAACAGATCCGGATCGCATCAGGTGAGAAGCTTTCGTTTTCACAGGGTGACATTTGCCTGAAAGGGCATGCAATGGAATGCAGAATCAACGCGGAAAATCCGGAAAAAAACTTTATGCCGTGTCCTGGAACGATAAAGGACAGTCATTTCCCGGGAGGAAACGGCATTCGGATCGACAGTGCGGTGTACAACGGATATCAGATCCCGCCGAACTATGATTCCATGATTGCCAAAGTGATTGTTCACGGCGAAAGCCGCAGGGAGGCGCTGCAGAAAATGCGTTCAGCGCTTGATGAGATGGTCATAGAAGGTGTGGATACAAATAAGGAATATCAGATGCAGATCATTGAACACCCGGTTTTCCGGGAGGGAAAACAGGACACCTCATTTATTGAGAAATATCTGTAG
- the fabG gene encoding 3-oxoacyl-[acyl-carrier-protein] reductase, which produces MLENQVAIVTGGARGIGRAIALALAAEGAYVVVNYASSSQRAQEVVKEIQEKGGQAEAGHCNVADGAAVEAWFADIMARLGRIDILVNNAGITKDGLLMRMSEEDFTRVLDTNLTGAFHCCKWAVKTMIRQRGGKIINISSVSGVSGNAGQVNYSASKAGLIGMTKSIAREVASRGITVNAVAPGFIETDMTEVLSEKVKEGAKAQIPLKDFGKPEDVADAVVFLASDKSRYITGQVLHVDGGMVM; this is translated from the coding sequence ATGTTGGAGAATCAGGTAGCTATCGTAACGGGCGGTGCCAGGGGAATCGGGCGCGCGATCGCACTCGCACTGGCAGCGGAAGGTGCGTATGTCGTCGTAAATTACGCGAGTTCCTCCCAGAGGGCGCAGGAAGTGGTGAAAGAAATCCAGGAAAAAGGCGGCCAGGCGGAAGCAGGGCACTGCAACGTCGCGGACGGCGCAGCGGTAGAAGCATGGTTCGCTGATATCATGGCTCGTCTGGGAAGGATTGACATCCTGGTAAATAATGCAGGCATCACGAAGGACGGACTGCTCATGCGTATGAGCGAAGAGGATTTTACCAGAGTGCTGGATACAAACCTGACAGGTGCATTTCACTGCTGCAAATGGGCGGTGAAGACGATGATCCGCCAGCGGGGCGGGAAAATCATAAATATTTCTTCTGTATCCGGCGTATCGGGAAACGCAGGACAGGTCAATTACAGTGCTTCCAAGGCGGGGCTGATCGGAATGACAAAGTCGATTGCCAGGGAAGTGGCTTCCAGGGGAATCACCGTGAATGCGGTGGCTCCGGGATTTATCGAGACGGATATGACAGAGGTACTTTCTGAGAAAGTGAAAGAAGGGGCAAAGGCTCAGATTCCGCTGAAGGACTTTGGCAAACCGGAGGATGTGGCAGATGCGGTTGTATTTCTGGCATCGGATAAGAGCCGGTATATTACCGGACAGGTGCTGCATGTAGACGGCGGAATGGTGATGTAA
- the thiF gene encoding sulfur carrier protein ThiS adenylyltransferase ThiF — MQQGYSCTFPSREELDQAKDQRFSPEVHKKLKDSKVAVAGLGGLGSNIAVMLTRSGIGHLHLVDFDSVDVTNLNRQAYMTSHLGMKKTAALAQILREINPYLRITTRTVYVTGKNAAELFGMYPIVCEAFDRPENKAMLVNTLLETCPRTTVVAGSGMAGYGSSNSIITRRAMSRLYICGDGHSDVNDGIGLMAPRVAVCAGHQANMVIRLILGQKDV, encoded by the coding sequence ATGCAGCAGGGATACAGCTGTACGTTCCCGTCCAGGGAAGAACTTGACCAGGCGAAAGATCAGCGATTTTCGCCGGAGGTACATAAAAAACTGAAAGATTCAAAGGTGGCAGTCGCAGGACTCGGTGGTCTTGGGTCAAATATAGCCGTTATGCTGACCAGAAGCGGAATCGGACACCTTCATCTGGTGGACTTCGACTCTGTGGATGTGACAAATCTGAACCGTCAGGCGTATATGACGAGTCACCTGGGGATGAAAAAGACTGCGGCTCTGGCACAGATCCTTCGGGAGATCAACCCGTATCTTCGGATCACAACAAGAACTGTGTACGTGACCGGAAAAAATGCCGCGGAGTTATTTGGAATGTATCCGATCGTCTGCGAGGCATTTGACCGGCCGGAGAATAAAGCGATGCTCGTCAATACGCTCCTGGAAACCTGTCCCCGTACGACAGTGGTGGCCGGTTCCGGTATGGCGGGGTATGGGAGCAGCAATTCAATTATCACGCGCCGTGCCATGAGCCGTCTGTATATCTGCGGAGACGGCCATTCGGACGTAAATGACGGCATAGGACTGATGGCGCCGCGTGTTGCAGTCTGTGCCGGACATCAGGCAAATATGGTGATAAGGCTGATTTTGGGACAGAAGGATGTGTGA
- the thiS gene encoding sulfur carrier protein ThiS — MIFVNGEEKQFSESMQLDRLLTELGYDMTRVAAELNQEIVPRGSYGSVTVNDGDHLEVVRFVGGG; from the coding sequence TTGATTTTTGTTAACGGAGAAGAGAAACAGTTCAGTGAGAGCATGCAGCTTGACAGGCTTTTGACGGAACTGGGGTATGACATGACGCGCGTCGCAGCTGAATTAAATCAGGAGATTGTTCCCAGAGGCAGTTATGGTTCGGTGACTGTAAATGATGGAGATCATCTGGAAGTTGTGAGATTTGTCGGGGGAGGATGA
- the fabD gene encoding ACP S-malonyltransferase, protein MGKIAYIFPGQGAQKAGMGKDFYENSPVSKAVFEKAGELLGFSMEELCFEENDRLDITEYTQAAMVTASAAMLRELQERGFAPDVTAGLSLGEYCALVCCGAMSFEDAVQVVRQRGILMQEAVPAGLGGMAAVMGLTAETIEQVLNDIPGVQIANYNCPGQIVISGEKKAVDTASAALKDAGAKRVVSLNVSGPFHSEMLREAGGRLGQVLETVEVCGHEIPYVTNVTASYVTGTDEIKDLLIRQVSSSVRWQQSVEAMIADGVTHFVEIGPGRTLASFVKKICRDAAVYNVEKWEQLDGLQEFYRQAGK, encoded by the coding sequence ATGGGAAAAATAGCATATATCTTCCCCGGGCAGGGAGCACAGAAGGCCGGCATGGGAAAAGATTTTTATGAAAATTCCCCGGTCTCCAAAGCGGTTTTTGAGAAGGCAGGAGAACTGTTGGGATTTTCCATGGAGGAGCTCTGCTTTGAGGAAAACGACCGTCTGGACATCACGGAGTACACGCAGGCAGCTATGGTCACTGCCAGCGCTGCGATGCTGCGCGAACTGCAGGAACGCGGATTCGCTCCGGACGTGACGGCGGGATTGAGCCTCGGGGAGTACTGTGCACTTGTCTGCTGCGGCGCGATGAGTTTTGAGGATGCCGTACAGGTTGTCCGTCAGAGGGGAATTCTGATGCAGGAGGCTGTTCCGGCAGGACTCGGCGGGATGGCGGCTGTGATGGGTCTGACTGCTGAGACGATCGAACAGGTGCTGAACGATATTCCGGGTGTTCAGATCGCCAATTATAATTGCCCGGGTCAGATTGTGATATCCGGAGAAAAGAAAGCAGTGGATACCGCGTCGGCGGCTCTGAAGGATGCCGGCGCCAAAAGAGTGGTGTCATTGAATGTGAGCGGACCGTTTCATTCAGAGATGCTGAGAGAAGCGGGAGGCAGACTGGGACAGGTGCTGGAGACTGTGGAGGTCTGCGGACATGAGATCCCGTATGTAACGAATGTGACCGCGTCTTATGTGACCGGAACAGATGAGATCAAAGACCTGCTGATTCGTCAGGTCAGCAGCTCCGTGCGCTGGCAGCAGAGCGTGGAAGCGATGATTGCAGACGGTGTTACACATTTTGTGGAGATCGGTCCGGGACGGACACTCGCATCGTTTGTGAAGAAGATTTGCAGAGACGCGGCCGTCTACAATGTGGAAAAATGGGAACAGCTTGACGGATTACAGGAATTTTATCGGCAGGCGGGTAAATAA
- a CDS encoding acetyl-CoA carboxylase carboxyl transferase subunit: protein MLKNLLRKSPSNMNMKKGEETPDVLKTLWAKCSKCGELVYRDDVRANYYICPKCGGYFRLNIKRRLKMTVDSGSFEEWDTDLETGNPLQFEGYEEKIKAAQEKTSLAEGVVTGKAAIEGLTCAIGVIDARFLMGSMGYVVGEKITRMVERATALKLPAVMFCCSGGARMQEGMVSLMQMAKTSAALKRHSNEGLLYISVLTDPTTGGVTASFAMLGDVILAEPKALIGFAGPRVIEQTIRQKLPEGFQRSEFLLDHGFVDKIVERADMRKTLADIIRMHTLSEKASAPAEAELVKSRKRREDRDAWSVVETSRRADRLTAIDYIDNIFTDFIEFHGDRYCKDDGAVIGGIAMLGATPVTVIGQQKGKNLKDNLVRNFGMPSPDGYRKALRLMKQAEKFHRPVICFVDTPGAFCGLEAEERGQGRAIADNLFEMSDLKTPILSVVIGEGGSGGALAMAVADEVWMMENAVYSILSPEGFASILWKDSKKANEAAGVMKITADDLLGLGIIEKVIPEEKPACRENQRQICRMLRAEIRSFLVRFQGQTDSELLDHRYQRFRSM from the coding sequence ATGTTAAAGAATTTATTACGGAAATCTCCGTCCAATATGAATATGAAAAAGGGAGAGGAGACGCCGGATGTGCTGAAGACTCTCTGGGCAAAATGCAGCAAGTGCGGCGAGCTGGTTTACCGGGATGATGTGCGTGCCAATTATTATATTTGCCCAAAATGTGGCGGATATTTCCGTCTGAATATCAAACGCCGGTTGAAAATGACAGTGGACAGCGGCAGTTTTGAGGAATGGGATACGGACCTTGAGACCGGTAATCCGCTGCAGTTCGAAGGATACGAAGAGAAGATCAAGGCGGCGCAGGAAAAGACATCACTCGCGGAGGGTGTTGTGACAGGTAAAGCTGCCATTGAAGGACTTACCTGTGCCATTGGCGTTATTGATGCCCGGTTTCTGATGGGAAGCATGGGCTATGTCGTCGGAGAAAAAATCACGCGCATGGTTGAACGCGCGACTGCGCTTAAGCTTCCGGCCGTGATGTTCTGCTGTTCAGGAGGAGCCAGAATGCAGGAGGGAATGGTCTCTCTGATGCAGATGGCGAAGACTTCAGCGGCATTAAAAAGACACAGCAATGAGGGGCTGCTGTATATCTCTGTTCTGACGGATCCTACCACAGGAGGCGTGACGGCGAGTTTTGCAATGCTTGGAGATGTGATCCTGGCAGAGCCGAAAGCACTGATCGGATTTGCGGGACCGCGTGTCATCGAACAGACGATCCGGCAGAAGCTGCCGGAAGGATTCCAACGTTCGGAATTTCTGCTTGACCATGGGTTTGTCGATAAGATCGTGGAGCGTGCCGATATGAGGAAAACGCTTGCGGATATCATACGAATGCATACGCTTTCAGAAAAAGCATCTGCGCCTGCCGAGGCAGAACTGGTAAAATCACGCAAACGCAGGGAAGACCGGGATGCCTGGAGTGTGGTGGAGACCTCCAGACGCGCAGACCGTCTGACGGCGATTGACTATATTGATAATATTTTTACGGATTTCATAGAATTCCATGGTGACCGTTACTGCAAGGATGACGGTGCAGTCATCGGGGGGATTGCAATGCTGGGTGCGACACCGGTCACGGTCATCGGACAGCAAAAAGGGAAAAACCTGAAGGATAATCTGGTCCGGAACTTCGGGATGCCGTCTCCGGATGGATACCGTAAGGCGCTCAGACTGATGAAACAGGCAGAGAAATTCCACCGCCCGGTGATCTGCTTTGTAGATACGCCGGGAGCGTTCTGCGGACTGGAGGCAGAGGAGCGCGGCCAGGGCAGGGCGATCGCTGATAACCTGTTCGAAATGTCGGATCTGAAGACGCCGATCCTTTCCGTGGTAATCGGTGAGGGCGGAAGCGGCGGTGCGCTTGCCATGGCTGTAGCAGATGAAGTCTGGATGATGGAAAATGCAGTCTACTCGATTCTGTCTCCGGAGGGGTTTGCGTCCATTCTGTGGAAGGACAGCAAAAAAGCAAACGAAGCTGCCGGTGTCATGAAAATCACGGCAGATGACCTGTTGGGTCTTGGCATTATTGAGAAAGTGATACCGGAGGAAAAACCGGCATGCCGGGAGAACCAGCGGCAGATATGCAGAATGCTGCGTGCGGAGATACGAAGTTTTCTGGTGCGTTTCCAGGGACAGACAGACAGTGAGCTTCTGGATCACCGTTACCAGCGTTTCCGCAGCATGTAA
- the fabK gene encoding enoyl-[acyl-carrier-protein] reductase FabK, giving the protein MKTRVTDILGTEYPIIQGGMAWVAEHHLAAAVSNAGGLGLIGAANAPAEVVREEIRKVRELTDKPFGVNIMLISPSADEVAQLVMEEEVPVITTGAGNPEKYMKVWKESGMKVIPVVASVALAKRMERYGADAVVAEGCEAGGHIGEQTTMTLIPQVADAVEIPVIGAGGVGDGRGMAAMFLLGAEGVQIGTRFVVSDESIVHENYKERIVKSKDIDSVVTGRSTGHPVRSLRNQNTKEYLKKEQEGASFEELELLTLGSLRRAVLEGDTKNGSVMAGQIAGLIKQRQTCKEIIEELVKETEALLKGAEKWEK; this is encoded by the coding sequence ATGAAAACAAGAGTGACGGACATACTGGGTACAGAATATCCTATCATCCAGGGCGGGATGGCCTGGGTGGCAGAACACCATCTGGCGGCGGCAGTTTCCAATGCGGGCGGACTGGGACTGATAGGCGCTGCAAATGCGCCGGCTGAGGTAGTCCGCGAAGAAATACGAAAGGTCAGGGAGCTGACGGACAAACCATTCGGAGTGAACATCATGCTGATCAGTCCGAGCGCGGATGAAGTAGCGCAGCTTGTGATGGAGGAAGAGGTTCCGGTCATTACGACGGGAGCCGGGAATCCGGAGAAATACATGAAGGTATGGAAAGAATCCGGCATGAAAGTAATTCCCGTTGTGGCAAGTGTTGCACTGGCGAAGCGTATGGAACGCTATGGAGCGGATGCCGTTGTGGCTGAAGGCTGCGAAGCGGGCGGACATATTGGGGAACAGACAACCATGACACTTATACCGCAGGTTGCAGATGCTGTTGAGATACCGGTGATCGGAGCAGGCGGAGTCGGCGACGGCAGAGGTATGGCGGCTATGTTTCTGCTGGGTGCAGAGGGTGTCCAGATCGGTACACGTTTTGTCGTATCTGATGAGTCTATCGTGCACGAGAATTATAAAGAGCGGATTGTAAAGTCAAAGGATATCGACAGCGTTGTGACAGGCCGCTCTACGGGACATCCGGTCCGTTCTCTGAGAAACCAGAACACGAAGGAGTATCTGAAAAAAGAGCAGGAAGGCGCTTCCTTTGAAGAGCTGGAGCTTCTGACACTCGGTTCACTGCGCAGAGCGGTACTTGAAGGGGATACGAAAAACGGAAGTGTGATGGCAGGACAGATTGCGGGACTGATCAAACAGCGTCAGACGTGTAAGGAAATCATCGAAGAGCTCGTAAAAGAGACCGAGGCTCTGTTAAAAGGAGCGGAAAAATGGGAAAAATAG
- the fabF gene encoding beta-ketoacyl-ACP synthase II, with the protein MRRVVVTGMGAITPIGNSVDAFWKGVKSQTVGIGEITKFDVSDYKVKIAAEVKDFDAKEYMDAKAAKRMEAFCQYAVAASKEAVQDSGIHMEEEDPYMVGISIGSGIGSLQTVEREFQKLLKGGPRKVSPMMVPMMISNMAAGNVSIQLGCKGKSINVVTACATGTHSIGEAFRTIQYGDADVMLAGGAESSITPIGVSGFSSLTALTAATDPMRASIPFDKERSGFVIGEGAGVVVLEELEHAKKRNARIYAEIVGYGATSDAYHITSPIEDGSGAAKAMEKAMNDAGIGAEDVDYINAHGTSTHHNDLFETKAIKLALGAAAEKVKISSTKSMIGHLLGAAGGVEFITCVKSIQDGYLHPTVGYQVPDEECDLDYITGGPVEQAVDCCLTNSLGFGGHNATLCVRKYRGQEDA; encoded by the coding sequence ATGAGAAGAGTTGTTGTTACGGGGATGGGAGCCATCACCCCGATCGGAAACAGTGTCGATGCATTCTGGAAAGGCGTGAAGAGCCAGACCGTGGGTATCGGAGAGATTACAAAGTTTGATGTGTCGGATTACAAAGTGAAAATTGCAGCGGAAGTCAAAGACTTTGACGCGAAAGAATATATGGATGCCAAAGCGGCGAAGCGTATGGAGGCATTTTGCCAGTACGCGGTTGCGGCGTCCAAAGAAGCAGTGCAGGATTCAGGCATTCATATGGAAGAGGAAGACCCATATATGGTAGGCATCAGCATCGGATCGGGAATCGGAAGCCTGCAGACCGTAGAACGGGAATTTCAGAAACTGCTGAAGGGCGGCCCCAGAAAAGTCAGTCCGATGATGGTGCCGATGATGATCAGCAACATGGCAGCCGGAAATGTCAGCATTCAGCTTGGCTGTAAAGGTAAGAGTATCAATGTGGTCACGGCATGCGCGACAGGCACTCATTCCATCGGCGAGGCATTTCGGACGATCCAGTATGGGGATGCGGACGTGATGCTGGCGGGCGGTGCGGAGAGTTCAATCACGCCGATCGGTGTGTCTGGATTTTCATCGCTGACGGCGCTTACGGCAGCAACTGATCCCATGCGCGCGTCGATTCCGTTTGATAAGGAGAGAAGCGGTTTCGTGATCGGAGAGGGCGCCGGGGTAGTCGTGCTGGAAGAACTGGAGCATGCAAAAAAAAGAAATGCGAGAATTTATGCGGAAATCGTCGGATACGGCGCTACGAGCGATGCGTATCATATCACGTCCCCGATCGAGGACGGAAGCGGAGCCGCAAAAGCCATGGAGAAGGCGATGAATGATGCCGGAATCGGGGCAGAAGACGTGGATTATATCAATGCGCACGGAACGAGCACACATCACAATGACCTGTTCGAGACGAAGGCGATCAAACTGGCGCTTGGAGCGGCGGCGGAGAAAGTAAAGATCAGTTCTACAAAGTCCATGATCGGACATCTGCTCGGTGCAGCGGGCGGCGTGGAGTTTATCACCTGCGTGAAATCCATACAGGACGGTTATCTTCATCCGACCGTAGGGTATCAGGTACCGGATGAAGAATGTGATCTGGATTACATCACAGGAGGCCCTGTGGAGCAGGCGGTTGACTGCTGTCTCACGAATTCTCTGGGGTTCGGCGGACATAACGCGACGCTCTGTGTCAGAAAATATCGCGGGCAGGAGGATGCATAA
- the fabZ gene encoding 3-hydroxyacyl-ACP dehydratase FabZ translates to MAFGIKEIEEIIPHRHPFLLIDRIDELEPGVRAEGIKNVTFKEDFFAGHFPEEPVMPGVLIVEALAQVGAVAILSVEENKGKTAFFGGMDKVKFRRKVVPGDTLHLECEIIKQKGPIGVGRAVATVDGKTAVSADMTFVVG, encoded by the coding sequence ATGGCATTTGGAATCAAAGAGATTGAAGAGATTATCCCGCACCGTCATCCGTTTCTGCTGATCGACCGCATCGATGAACTGGAACCGGGTGTGCGCGCAGAAGGGATCAAGAATGTGACATTTAAGGAAGACTTTTTTGCAGGCCATTTCCCGGAGGAACCGGTGATGCCGGGTGTGCTGATCGTAGAAGCGCTCGCACAGGTGGGAGCTGTCGCGATCTTAAGTGTGGAAGAGAACAAAGGAAAGACTGCGTTTTTCGGGGGAATGGACAAGGTAAAATTCCGCAGGAAAGTAGTGCCGGGAGACACGCTCCATCTGGAATGTGAGATCATAAAACAAAAAGGACCGATCGGTGTGGGCCGCGCAGTGGCGACGGTTGACGGCAAGACGGCGGTTTCCGCCGACATGACATTTGTGGTGGGATAG
- a CDS encoding NAD(P)H-dependent flavin oxidoreductase, with the protein MTEQKPLRIGDLTVPLPLIQGGMGVGVSLSGLAGAVAKSGGIGLISTAQIGFRDPEFRKNPIETNLRVMKEELDKARAIAPKGILGFNIMVATKRYEDYVKAALKAGADIIVSGAGLPVDLPKYAKGFKTKLAPIVSSLKAAKLICKLWDRRYQTTPDLVVIEGPKAGGHLGFSEEELKTYTDASYEEEIKKIISAVRECGEKYHKEIPVVVAGGIYNGDDVQHMLEEVGADGVQVGTRFVTTEECDAPMSYKERYLNAKEEDIVITKSPVGMPGRAIRNSFLTADHTQENRQGECLQCLEKCNPAQIPYCITQALVNAVTEKTEQALLFCGSNAYRSERMETVPRVIADLFGFACNPA; encoded by the coding sequence ATGACAGAGCAAAAACCTTTGAGGATCGGGGATCTGACGGTGCCCCTTCCGTTGATTCAGGGAGGGATGGGTGTCGGAGTCAGCCTTTCGGGACTGGCTGGCGCCGTAGCGAAAAGCGGCGGTATCGGCCTGATCTCCACGGCACAGATCGGCTTTCGGGACCCGGAATTTCGTAAAAACCCGATTGAGACAAATCTGCGGGTGATGAAGGAAGAACTGGACAAAGCCCGTGCGATTGCGCCGAAGGGAATTCTGGGATTTAATATCATGGTGGCGACAAAACGCTACGAAGATTACGTAAAAGCAGCTCTGAAGGCGGGAGCCGACATTATCGTATCGGGGGCTGGCCTTCCGGTGGATCTGCCGAAATACGCAAAAGGTTTTAAGACGAAGCTTGCGCCGATCGTGTCTTCTCTGAAAGCGGCAAAACTGATTTGCAAGCTCTGGGACCGCCGTTATCAGACGACGCCCGATCTTGTGGTGATCGAAGGGCCAAAGGCGGGAGGTCATCTGGGTTTCTCGGAGGAGGAGCTTAAAACATATACGGATGCCAGCTATGAGGAAGAGATAAAGAAGATCATCAGCGCAGTCAGAGAGTGTGGCGAAAAATACCACAAAGAGATACCGGTGGTTGTGGCAGGCGGTATTTACAATGGAGATGATGTGCAGCACATGCTGGAAGAGGTCGGAGCAGATGGAGTTCAGGTGGGGACCAGATTCGTGACGACGGAGGAATGTGATGCCCCGATGTCTTACAAAGAGCGGTACCTGAATGCAAAAGAAGAAGACATTGTGATTACGAAAAGCCCGGTAGGCATGCCGGGACGTGCGATCAGAAATTCTTTTTTAACAGCGGACCATACGCAGGAGAATCGCCAGGGGGAATGCCTGCAATGTCTGGAGAAATGTAATCCGGCGCAGATTCCTTACTGTATCACGCAGGCACTCGTAAATGCAGTCACGGAAAAGACGGAACAGGCACTGCTTTTCTGCGGCAGCAATGCGTATCGCAGTGAGCGGATGGAGACAGTGCCGCGGGTGATTGCAGATTTGTTCGGATTTGCTTGTAATCCGGCATAA
- a CDS encoding MarR family winged helix-turn-helix transcriptional regulator, translating to MEKSYRALNDVLVNLFNDIMDIEQDAIITGEFCDITNNDMHIIEAVGVDQPMNMSSIAKKMLVTMGTLTISMNSLVKKGYVMRERSEEDRRVVFIRLTEKGKRAYYHHEAFHREMIEAVVKGLAEDEKEILVTSLTQLKDFFMNYKKKHKNS from the coding sequence ATGGAAAAGAGCTATCGCGCCCTGAATGATGTTCTGGTGAATCTGTTTAACGACATTATGGATATTGAGCAGGATGCCATCATTACCGGGGAATTCTGCGACATTACAAACAATGATATGCATATTATCGAAGCGGTAGGCGTGGATCAGCCGATGAATATGTCATCGATTGCAAAAAAGATGCTGGTTACCATGGGCACACTGACGATTTCCATGAACAGCCTTGTGAAAAAGGGATATGTGATGAGAGAACGCAGTGAAGAAGACCGGCGTGTGGTGTTTATCCGACTGACGGAAAAAGGGAAGCGGGCATATTACCATCATGAAGCTTTTCACAGAGAGATGATCGAGGCTGTGGTAAAGGGACTTGCTGAGGATGAGAAGGAGATACTGGTCACATCGCTCACTCAGCTGAAAGATTTCTTTATGAATTATAAAAAGAAGCATAAAAACAGTTGA
- the accB gene encoding acetyl-CoA carboxylase biotin carboxyl carrier protein, whose translation MEAEQIIRLIETVSASSLSEFEYQEGDVRLVLKAEKQVVTAVPAAAAPAAVPASIEETAVVDDGTLIKSPLVGTFYSAPSEDAQAFVQAGDTVKKGQVIGIIETMKLMNEIECDRDGVIAEILIENEQVVEYGQPLFRIG comes from the coding sequence ATGGAAGCAGAACAGATTATACGTTTGATTGAGACTGTCTCAGCCTCTTCACTCTCGGAGTTTGAATATCAGGAAGGCGATGTAAGACTCGTTTTAAAGGCGGAGAAACAGGTTGTCACGGCGGTACCGGCAGCGGCAGCGCCGGCGGCAGTACCCGCTTCGATCGAGGAAACAGCGGTCGTTGATGATGGAACCCTGATCAAATCCCCGCTTGTGGGGACATTCTACAGCGCACCGTCGGAGGATGCACAGGCGTTTGTGCAGGCGGGTGACACTGTGAAAAAAGGACAGGTGATCGGGATCATCGAGACCATGAAGCTGATGAATGAGATCGAATGTGACAGGGACGGCGTGATCGCCGAAATCCTGATTGAAAATGAGCAGGTGGTAGAATACGGACAGCCGCTGTTTCGGATTGGATAA